From a single Eleginops maclovinus isolate JMC-PN-2008 ecotype Puerto Natales chromosome 20, JC_Emac_rtc_rv5, whole genome shotgun sequence genomic region:
- the necab3 gene encoding N-terminal EF-hand calcium-binding protein 1, with translation MHCIHLISVSPAASVSRRLLALLYFNLYPVNNYSGPPGVSRRISKMLACTEMITMCLQSAKQKHLRAQQQQQPLHSTGQGLTIFHDIFRRADKNDDGKLSFDEFNAYFADGILTTEELQELFYSIDGRKTSNLDTDKLSDYFSQHLGEYLNVLSALESLNVSILKAMDKTKEEYLGSSVLGQFVTRFMLRETSSQLLSLQRSLQCAMEAVEEQSSPAPREVKAPELTAVQRNGRRCGRRIQNNLSLSPSDPCSNILTTGVCMEDGENWCSQVNRLQLLLDKLECQGPKLEPLKEDTLASTYKSNILLVQRQMSVPDEELDNFQKVLNSYMDATAAHSDNLHVSVQKLPGKLCYIMYEFWQDRISWMSYLQSNSSKDFQRCVIDMLEEAEVVSTMLLPASWWIMTNN, from the exons ATGCACTGCATTCACTTGATTTCTGTCTCACCAGCAGCCTCCGTCTCCCGCAGACTACTAGCGTTACTTTACTTCAACCTTTACCCCGTAAACAATTACAGCGGTCCCCCAGGTGTGTCTCGACGCATTTCAAAGATGTTGGCCTGTACGGAGATGATCACTATGTGCCTGCAGTCCGCCAAACAGAAGCACCTCCGGgctcagcagcaacagcagccgcTGCACAGCACCGGACAAGGACTTACTATCTTTCATGAT ATTTTCCGCCGAGCAGACAAAAATG atgatGGCAAGCTGTCCTTTGACGAGTTCAATGCTTACTTCGCAGATGGGATCCTGACTACTGAGGAACTGCAGGAGCTTTTCTATTCCATAGATGGCCGAAAAACTAG CAATCTGGACACAGACAAGCTATCAG ATTATTTCTCTCAGCATCTGGGGGAGTATCTGAATGTACTTTCAGCTCTTGAGAGCCTGAATGTTTCCATTCTAAAGGCTATGGATAAAACTAAAGAG gaGTACCTGGGTTCCAGTGTGTTGGGCCAGTTTGTCACCAGGTTCATGCTAAGAGAGACATCCAGTCAGCTTCTGTCTCTACAGAGGTCCCTGCAGTGTGCCATGGAGGCTGTTGAAGAGCAGAGCAGCCCTGCACC GAGAGAGGTAAAGGCACCGGAGCTGACGGCAGTTCAGAGGAATGGCCGGAGGTGTGGTCGCAGGATCCAAAATAACCTGTCCTTGTCCCCCTCAGATCCCTGCTCCAACATCTTGACCACTG GTGTGTGCATGGAAGATGGAGAAAACTGGTGCTCTCAAGTCAacaggctgcagctgctgctggacaaACTGGAGTGTCAG GGTCCAAAGTTGGAGCCACTAAAAGAGGATACGCTGGCCAGCACGTACAAATCT AACATCCTGCTTGTTCAGAGGCAAATGTCGGTGCCCGATGAAGAGCTTGATAACTTCCAGAAAGTTCTGAATAGCTACATGGATGCCACCGCAGCCCACTCTGACAACCTGCA CGTGTCCGTTCAGAAGCTACCGGGGAAGCTGTGTTACATAATGTATGAGTTCTGGCAGGACCGCATCTCCTGGatgag CTACCTGCAGTCCAACAGCAGTAAAGATTTCCAGCGCTGCGTCATCGACATGTTGGAGGAGGCTGAAGTAGTTTCCACCATGTTGCTCCCAG CTTCCTGGTGGATAATGACTAACAACTAG
- the rbck1 gene encoding ranBP-type and C3HC4-type zinc finger-containing protein 1, giving the protein MASEVTPRADLKEAEELAFSLGEALTQGNGQEAVKLCERLSQFSVPVSVSVNSQAYPEGSIRLKVGVEDAQSDNYIQVTVLVSPDMTIAQLKDKFSHDFGFVPTLQRWVIGKRLAQDHETLFNHGVRSDGDQAFLFILSAQSAHLTLQQHKLYQEQERIEGIVVQLFPRGTGGAAVEKTAPDNRLVPPPIPAKPKVFPKPQLGWTCAMCTLLNKPTRPGCEACGGDRPEDYQVPDLYTPDQQENLRIQQEHLAMLQYEQAQQEERERNYLNLLATDDQSLFPNATEEDCPICFSHLQPQEGIVLRECLHVFCRECLKTTIVTSRDAEVSCPENCESKLLDREIQALLTEEEHQRFLELRLSIAESRSEHSFHCQTPNCRGWCIYEDEVNEFLCELCNETNCILCRAIHNGMNCKDYQDDLRIRAENDQAAMKTKQMLESLLQNGEAMKCPRCDIIVQKKDGCDWICCLMCKTEICWVTKQARWGPKGNGDVSGGCRCRVNHQPCHPNCQNCH; this is encoded by the exons ATGGCCTCTGAAGTTACACCGAGAGCAGATTTGAAAGAGG CTGAGGAACTGGCCTTCTCTCTAGGTGAAGCCCTCACCCAAGGCAACGGACAGGAAGCAGTAAAACTGTGCGAAAGATTGTCACAATTCTCTGTTCCGGTGTCTGTCAGCGTCAACAGTCAGGCTTACCCGGAGGGCTCCATAAG GTTGAAGGTTGGAGTGGAGGACGCTCAGTCAGATAACTACATCCAAGTGACTGTTCTGGTTTCACCTGACATGACAATTGCACAACTTAAAGACAAG TTTAGCCATGACTTTGGGTTCGTCCCTACGCTGCAGCGGTGGGTGATCGGGAAGCGGTTGGCTCAAGACCACGAGACGTTGTTCAACCACGGTGTCCGAAGTGACGGAGACCAGGCTTTCCTGTTTATCCTCTCTGCCCAGTCCGCTCAtctcacactgcagcagcacaagCTGTATCAGGAACAAGAACGCATAGAAg GCATCGTGGTGCAGCTTTTCCCTAGAGGGACGGGTGGAGCTGCTGTTGAAAAGACAGCTCCAGACAATAGACTCGTTCCTCCTCCTATTCCTGCTAAACCCAAAGTGTTTCCTAAACCTCAG ttgGGCTGGACCTGCGCTATGTGTACGTTGTTGAACAAACCCACGCGTCCTGGCTGCGAAGCATGTGGAGGGGACCGGCCGGAGGATTACCAGGTGCCTGACCTCTACACGCCAGACCAGCAGGAGAATCTTCGTATTCAACAGGAACACTTGGCCATGTTGCAGTACGAACAG GCTCAGCAGGAGGAACGTGAGAGGAACTACCTGAACTTGTTGGCAACAGATGACCAAAGCCTTTTCCCCAATGCCACAGAGGAAGACTGTCCCATCTGCTTCTCTCATCTGCAGCCACAAGAGGGCATTGTGCTCAGAGAGTGTCTTCACGTCTTCTGCAG GGAGTGTCTAAAAACGACTATAGTGACCAGTCGAGATGCTGAGGTGTCCTGTCCTGAGAATTGTGAAAGCAAGTTGCTGGACAGAGAGATACAAGCG CTGCTCACAGAAGAGGAGCACCAGCGGTTTCTGGAGTTGCGTCTGAGCATCGCAGAAAGCCGCTCCGAGCACAGCTTCCACTGTCAGACTCCCAACTGTCGGGGGTGGTGCATCTACGAGGACGAAGTCAATGAGTTTCTCTGTGAGCTCTGCAATGAAACCAACTGCATTCTCTGCAGG GCCATCCATAACGGCATGAATTGCAAGGACTACCAGGATGATCTACGTATCCGGGCAGAGAACGACCAGGCGGCTATGAAAACCAAGCAGATGCTAGAG AGCCTTCTACAGAATGGGGAGGCCATGAAATGTCCACGGTGTGACATCATCGTCCAGAAAAAAGATGGCTGTGACTGGATCTGCTGTTTGATGTGTAAGACGGAAATCTGCTGGGTCACCAAACAAGCTCGCTGGGGACCAAAA GGAAATGGTGACGTATCTGGGGGCTGTAGATGCCGAGTCAATCATCAGCCTTGCCATCCCAACTGCCAAAACTGCCACTGA